From Acidimicrobiales bacterium, one genomic window encodes:
- a CDS encoding helix-turn-helix domain-containing protein: protein MATVAFDPAHSTDSRQALLDAAVVMLSRGAPSSVSGREVAAAAGVSYGQIHRLFGTKDDLMRAGLAELTERLMADAFPDGALVPTPGILSRHETFVRALSNVLVDGSAMRLSTDSPVVRRYKRGLEILRPDLDVDHRDTIVGLSVSLQFGIELHGRALTVGSGLGPDFDFRSPAVLLVHQLQGGLGPFAGDLPRPRKIVSHGPRDPQVPQGEGREAVERRLVAAACRMLEDRGPTAISGRRLADRAGVNYGLIHHYFGSATDIFAKAYDQVRREFYEAESQGHSAPDFFAAMAHPGYVRAVTNIALDAGPVASSFFPVVEALVEQHQRLHGMTPDRTKFMYAASVSSQLAWALMKSLLDAGLDRDVSELQPLAAGYLARLFTP from the coding sequence ATGGCTACGGTGGCTTTCGATCCGGCTCACAGCACAGACTCGCGCCAGGCCCTGCTGGACGCGGCCGTGGTGATGTTGTCGCGAGGTGCACCGTCGTCGGTGTCGGGCCGCGAGGTGGCAGCGGCCGCCGGTGTCAGCTATGGGCAGATACACAGGTTGTTCGGCACCAAGGACGACCTCATGCGTGCGGGCCTTGCCGAGCTGACCGAGCGGCTCATGGCCGATGCGTTTCCCGACGGTGCTCTGGTGCCAACGCCCGGCATCCTCAGTCGTCACGAGACGTTTGTGCGGGCTCTGTCCAACGTCTTGGTCGACGGCTCGGCGATGCGACTCAGCACCGACAGCCCCGTGGTGCGGCGCTACAAGCGCGGGCTCGAGATCCTCCGGCCCGACCTCGACGTCGATCACCGCGACACCATCGTGGGGTTGTCGGTGAGCCTCCAATTCGGAATCGAACTACACGGTCGAGCTTTGACGGTCGGTTCGGGTTTGGGCCCAGACTTCGATTTCCGCAGTCCTGCCGTGTTGCTGGTGCATCAACTGCAGGGCGGTCTGGGGCCTTTCGCAGGCGACCTGCCCCGTCCCCGCAAAATCGTGTCGCACGGTCCCAGAGATCCGCAGGTGCCACAGGGCGAGGGCCGCGAAGCGGTCGAGCGTCGCCTGGTCGCAGCCGCGTGCCGCATGCTCGAAGACCGCGGCCCCACCGCCATCTCGGGTCGGCGCCTCGCCGACCGGGCCGGGGTCAACTATGGCCTGATCCACCACTACTTCGGGTCGGCAACCGACATCTTCGCCAAGGCATACGACCAGGTGAGGCGCGAGTTCTACGAGGCCGAGAGTCAGGGGCACAGCGCCCCCGACTTCTTCGCCGCCATGGCCCACCCCGGATACGTACGGGCCGTCACCAACATCGCCCTCGACGCGGGGCCCGTCGCCAGCTCGTTCTTCCCGGTGGTCGAGGCACTGGTCGAACAGCACCAGCGGCTCCACGGTATGACCCCCGACCGCACCAAGTTCATGTACGCGGCGTCGGTTTCGAGCCAACTGGCGTGGGCCCTGATGAAGTCGCTTCTGGACGCCGGGCTCGATCGCGACGTCAGCGAGCTGCAGCCACTGGCCGCCGGCTACCTGGCGCGGCTGTTCACTCCCTGA
- a CDS encoding magnesium transporter CorA family protein: MTVQILHANKMVEMTDLDHALHEMGDDDWLWIDIGEASANSSLVVQVGEALGLDPIAISDAVNEDDLPKLDDFGDHLLLVLRGLADDMTTYEVDCFITANHLVTVRNTESPAINAMWTQCRLQPGLLSGGPDELAARIADVMSRRMALVVESFDERNDELIDAALRADPDLIADLTAVRQDLAEIRRAVLPQREALDQARRADSPLITVGGSRRFSDAFDVISRAAYGLDAARTALAETLDAYQGSEARLATDVSRVLTIYAAIMLPLTVVTSFYGMNFENLPLLRRQHGWVLAATLMVIIMTLSLGMFVSLGWMRRPSGGETTKALGRGLYEAARTPVVLVASLVQAPVRPVAKGARKALARRPARRVRGDETR, translated from the coding sequence GTGACGGTGCAGATCCTCCACGCCAACAAGATGGTCGAGATGACCGACCTCGACCATGCCCTCCACGAGATGGGCGACGACGACTGGCTGTGGATCGACATCGGCGAGGCCTCGGCCAACTCGTCACTGGTGGTGCAGGTCGGCGAGGCGCTGGGCCTCGACCCCATCGCCATCTCCGACGCGGTGAACGAAGACGACCTTCCCAAGCTCGACGACTTCGGCGACCACCTTCTGCTGGTGCTGCGCGGGCTGGCCGACGACATGACCACCTACGAGGTCGATTGCTTCATCACCGCCAACCACCTGGTGACCGTTCGCAACACCGAGTCGCCCGCCATCAACGCCATGTGGACACAGTGTCGGTTGCAACCGGGCTTGCTGTCGGGCGGTCCAGACGAACTGGCGGCCCGCATTGCCGACGTGATGAGCAGGCGGATGGCCCTGGTGGTCGAGTCGTTCGACGAACGAAACGACGAGTTGATCGATGCCGCCTTGCGCGCCGACCCCGACCTGATCGCCGACCTCACCGCCGTTCGCCAGGATCTGGCCGAGATAAGGCGGGCAGTTCTGCCCCAGCGCGAGGCGCTGGATCAGGCTCGCCGCGCCGACTCCCCACTCATAACCGTCGGCGGATCGAGGCGGTTCTCCGACGCCTTCGACGTCATCTCGCGTGCCGCATACGGCCTCGACGCGGCCCGCACCGCGCTGGCTGAAACGCTCGACGCCTACCAGGGTTCTGAGGCCAGGCTCGCCACCGACGTCAGCCGAGTGCTGACGATCTACGCCGCCATCATGCTGCCGCTGACCGTGGTGACCAGCTTCTACGGCATGAACTTCGAGAACCTGCCCCTGCTGCGCCGCCAACACGGGTGGGTGCTGGCAGCCACGTTGATGGTGATCATCATGACCCTCAGCCTGGGTATGTTCGTGTCGCTCGGGTGGATGCGGCGCCCCAGCGGAGGCGAAACCACCAAGGCCCTGGGCCGTGGCCTATACGAAGCGGCGCGCACCCCAGTGGTGCTGGTGGCCTCGCTGGTGCAGGCCCCCGTGCGCCCGGTTGCCAAGGGAGCGCGCAAGGCGCTGGCGCGGCGGCCCGCCAGGCGGGTCAGGGGCGACGAAACTCGCTGA
- a CDS encoding fibronectin type III domain-containing protein produces MPPRVLNRRTAATAVVAMVAATATLVPAGSAATQGAVALSESGCSAHQFPALAADPFSDRVVAVFETDGFTGAAGNEVASSLVGAGFAAPQPGPVVRVSQTVEPGAPTEIVANPAIAYNAMRGAGLTRDSYVVVFPSGADDIIGSSIEAQLVSSTGQPIGASHTISDGAAAPMIGRLPDIAYDAAREDEFVAVWVDANSRRLLGRRVDHLGQASGPTFVVDTAVDIAEQPAVAVDPFTGRMLVAGGSTGQIQVTVLEGRDPVVVSTRWAASEGTASINNDTGGPDIAVDTNRPGGLVVWAGSGGDATTGADEWEIWARRIGANGSPVGEPIRVSDMGPSGSAAYGAFSPSVAFDPGNDRYIVVWDGDDQARGDERYDIWTRSIGVDGTALGPARRITDVPAGSDAFEPVVAVSGSGRAVVAWHTTEGCVGAGTRVMASFVPAAVPAAPAAPSVSAGDASAVVWWNPPADDGGAELTGYRITASPSGGSLDVGAGTTLVTFEGLQNGTAYTFTVEALNDVGASAPSAASAVVVPAGPPARPSAPLASAGDGWVQVSWTAPGDGGSAIEHYVVRASPGGAEQIVQAPATEVLFGGLTNGTAYRFSVTAVNAVGNSDASAMSDRATPVASVRVPERPGRPQALAGDGTAQLWWAPPVNTVSTYRVEAWAGPVGSGDPIASLQVATNEAVVEGLNNASSYTFTVVGVNSAGVGERSPESSVVVPRVGAGYWVLGSDGQVYPFGDAELYGDLLDQMAPPVLASIDIERLPTGDGYWILDSLGRVWAFGNARHHGNVDLAQLRPGEVPATMSSTPTGDGYWVFTDAGRALAFGSAGSFGDVSDLDLDGPIISSVATPTGRGYYMVGSDGGIFALGDATFQGSIPQVLPGVALDGPVVGIVPTPTGHGYWLVASDGGVFAFGDAWFNNSIPGVLAEGESLVAPVNGMVAFADGYVMVAGDGGVFNFSSRPFFGSLGADSPASPIVGISPQEPVPAPGRFVGDWTGSDPGDGSTQTIQISATGWVDEPVGERWSYRVLWEDDRATSCRPYGDDYPARLVVSASGPGNSLVVAGRFACAAPAGDIELDPFTATLVYNPATDTLSDGVSEFRRP; encoded by the coding sequence ATGCCCCCTCGTGTCCTAAACCGACGCACCGCCGCCACAGCGGTCGTCGCCATGGTCGCGGCCACAGCCACCCTGGTTCCGGCCGGCTCGGCCGCCACCCAGGGTGCCGTAGCCCTCAGCGAGTCCGGATGCTCTGCCCACCAGTTCCCTGCGTTGGCCGCCGACCCGTTCTCGGACAGGGTCGTAGCCGTCTTCGAGACCGACGGGTTCACGGGCGCAGCCGGAAACGAGGTTGCATCGAGCCTGGTCGGAGCGGGTTTCGCCGCGCCCCAGCCAGGCCCTGTGGTGCGCGTGAGCCAAACGGTCGAGCCAGGCGCCCCGACAGAGATCGTGGCCAATCCGGCCATCGCCTACAACGCCATGCGTGGCGCCGGATTGACCCGCGACAGCTACGTGGTGGTGTTCCCCTCAGGCGCGGACGATATCATCGGGTCGAGCATCGAGGCCCAGCTGGTTTCTTCGACAGGTCAGCCCATCGGCGCCTCCCACACCATCAGCGACGGGGCAGCCGCGCCGATGATCGGTCGCCTGCCCGACATTGCCTACGACGCCGCTCGCGAGGACGAGTTCGTGGCGGTGTGGGTCGACGCCAACTCGCGCCGTCTGTTGGGACGCAGGGTCGATCACCTGGGCCAGGCGAGCGGGCCGACGTTCGTGGTCGACACTGCGGTCGACATCGCCGAACAACCCGCCGTGGCGGTTGACCCGTTCACCGGTCGGATGCTGGTGGCAGGTGGCTCCACCGGACAGATCCAGGTGACCGTTCTGGAGGGCCGCGATCCGGTGGTGGTAAGCACCCGCTGGGCGGCATCGGAGGGTACGGCGTCGATAAACAACGACACCGGCGGCCCCGACATCGCCGTCGACACCAACCGCCCCGGCGGGCTGGTCGTGTGGGCGGGTTCGGGTGGCGACGCCACCACCGGTGCCGACGAGTGGGAGATCTGGGCTCGTCGGATAGGTGCCAACGGTTCACCGGTAGGTGAACCGATTCGTGTGTCTGACATGGGGCCCAGCGGGTCTGCGGCCTATGGTGCCTTCTCGCCTTCGGTGGCCTTCGACCCCGGCAACGACCGCTACATCGTGGTGTGGGATGGCGACGACCAAGCCCGCGGCGACGAGCGCTACGACATCTGGACCCGCTCGATAGGCGTTGATGGCACTGCGTTGGGTCCGGCTCGGCGAATAACCGACGTGCCTGCGGGCAGCGATGCTTTCGAGCCCGTCGTGGCAGTGTCTGGCTCGGGTCGAGCCGTGGTGGCTTGGCACACCACCGAGGGATGTGTTGGCGCCGGCACCCGCGTGATGGCGAGCTTCGTGCCGGCAGCGGTACCGGCGGCTCCTGCGGCTCCGTCGGTCAGCGCCGGCGACGCCAGCGCAGTCGTGTGGTGGAACCCACCGGCCGACGACGGTGGCGCCGAGCTCACGGGCTATCGCATCACCGCCAGCCCTTCGGGCGGCTCGCTCGACGTGGGCGCAGGCACGACGCTGGTGACCTTCGAGGGCTTGCAGAACGGCACCGCCTACACCTTCACCGTCGAGGCTCTGAACGACGTTGGTGCCTCTGCGCCATCGGCGGCATCGGCCGTGGTGGTGCCTGCCGGGCCGCCCGCGCGTCCGTCGGCTCCCCTCGCCTCGGCGGGCGATGGCTGGGTGCAGGTGTCGTGGACCGCTCCCGGCGACGGGGGTAGCGCGATCGAGCACTACGTCGTTCGCGCCAGCCCGGGCGGCGCCGAGCAGATCGTGCAGGCACCCGCCACCGAGGTGCTGTTCGGTGGGCTCACCAACGGCACCGCCTACCGCTTCTCGGTGACGGCCGTGAACGCCGTGGGAAACTCGGACGCCTCGGCCATGTCCGACAGGGCCACGCCGGTCGCCTCGGTGAGGGTGCCGGAAAGGCCCGGGCGTCCACAGGCTCTTGCCGGCGACGGCACCGCACAGCTGTGGTGGGCGCCTCCGGTCAACACGGTGTCGACCTACCGGGTCGAGGCCTGGGCGGGCCCGGTCGGGTCCGGCGACCCGATCGCCTCGCTGCAGGTTGCCACGAACGAGGCCGTGGTCGAAGGGTTGAACAACGCCAGCAGCTACACGTTCACCGTCGTGGGGGTGAACTCTGCCGGGGTCGGCGAGCGGTCGCCCGAATCGAGTGTGGTCGTCCCCAGGGTGGGCGCTGGATACTGGGTTCTGGGCAGCGATGGGCAGGTCTACCCGTTCGGCGATGCCGAGCTGTACGGCGACTTGTTGGACCAGATGGCCCCGCCCGTGCTGGCCTCGATCGACATCGAGCGCCTGCCGACCGGCGACGGCTACTGGATTCTCGACAGCCTGGGCCGGGTGTGGGCGTTTGGTAACGCGCGGCACCACGGCAACGTCGACCTGGCGCAGCTGCGGCCGGGGGAGGTGCCGGCAACGATGTCGTCCACACCCACCGGCGACGGCTACTGGGTGTTCACCGACGCCGGACGGGCGCTGGCGTTCGGCTCGGCCGGCTCCTTCGGCGATGTCTCCGATCTGGATCTGGATGGTCCGATCATCAGCTCGGTCGCCACCCCCACGGGTCGTGGCTACTACATGGTCGGCTCCGACGGCGGCATCTTCGCGTTGGGCGATGCGACCTTCCAGGGGTCGATTCCCCAGGTGCTACCAGGGGTTGCGCTCGACGGCCCGGTCGTTGGCATCGTTCCAACGCCCACCGGCCACGGCTATTGGCTGGTTGCGTCCGATGGGGGAGTGTTCGCGTTCGGCGACGCCTGGTTCAACAACTCGATACCCGGCGTGCTGGCAGAAGGCGAGAGCTTGGTGGCGCCCGTGAACGGGATGGTGGCTTTCGCCGATGGTTACGTGATGGTGGCCGGCGACGGTGGGGTGTTCAACTTCTCGAGTCGACCGTTCTTCGGCAGCCTCGGGGCCGACAGTCCGGCGAGCCCGATAGTGGGCATCAGCCCCCAAGAGCCCGTGCCCGCCCCCGGCCGATTCGTCGGCGATTGGACCGGCTCTGACCCCGGCGATGGCAGCACCCAGACCATCCAGATCTCGGCGACCGGCTGGGTCGACGAACCGGTGGGCGAGAGGTGGTCCTACCGGGTGCTTTGGGAAGACGATCGGGCCACGTCGTGTCGGCCATACGGCGACGACTATCCGGCGCGGTTGGTGGTGTCGGCGTCGGGCCCGGGCAACTCGCTGGTCGTCGCGGGTCGCTTCGCGTGTGCTGCGCCCGCAGGCGACATCGAACTCGATCCGTTCACCGCCACCCTGGTCTACAACCCGGCCACCGACACACTGTCGGACGGGGTCAGCGAGTTTCGTCGCCCCTGA
- a CDS encoding cytochrome P450, giving the protein MPQPGAEPVVDWSHDWDHHDEAWVTDPYRVWNQMRGECPMGRTARYNDGTWLPLTYDQLHAIAHDTESFSNKHYGITAGGTDYNRSHMPPINSDPPDHHAIRRLILPFFAPRAIESWRGAIEQHCVELAESIAGRGEGDAAIDYAQHIPVFAIAAILGIPHEQGDQFREWVVDFVERGAVDPALRISAQNEILAYMDTQIAHRRANPGDDLISFLVSAELEGEPLDDDTIRRVLQLQLVAGIDTTWSSIGAAMWHLATHADDRQRLAAEPELISTAIEEFLRAYAPVNVARIIAADTVVDGMEMKAGESVMMSYPIACRDPQKFDNPDQVIIDREVNRHIAFGVGIHRCLGSNLARLEMEVALTTWMRLIPEFELAPGATVRWSEGQIRGPKQIPIVVKPPTA; this is encoded by the coding sequence ATGCCTCAACCAGGTGCAGAACCGGTGGTCGATTGGTCACACGATTGGGACCACCACGACGAAGCTTGGGTCACCGACCCTTACCGGGTGTGGAACCAGATGCGCGGCGAGTGCCCCATGGGACGTACCGCCCGCTACAACGATGGCACCTGGTTGCCGCTGACCTACGACCAGTTGCACGCCATCGCCCACGACACCGAATCGTTCTCGAACAAGCACTACGGCATCACCGCCGGAGGCACCGACTACAACCGGTCGCACATGCCGCCCATCAACAGCGACCCGCCAGACCATCACGCGATTCGGCGTCTGATTCTGCCGTTCTTCGCCCCGCGAGCCATCGAGTCTTGGCGAGGAGCGATCGAACAGCACTGCGTCGAACTGGCCGAGTCGATAGCCGGGCGTGGCGAGGGTGATGCGGCGATCGACTACGCGCAGCACATCCCCGTGTTCGCGATAGCGGCCATCCTCGGCATTCCTCACGAGCAGGGCGACCAGTTCCGCGAATGGGTGGTCGATTTCGTCGAGCGCGGTGCTGTCGACCCCGCCCTGCGCATCTCGGCCCAAAACGAGATCCTCGCCTACATGGACACCCAGATCGCCCACCGCCGCGCCAACCCGGGCGACGATCTGATCAGCTTCCTGGTGTCGGCCGAGCTCGAAGGCGAACCCCTCGACGACGACACCATCAGACGCGTCCTTCAGCTGCAGCTGGTCGCCGGTATCGACACCACCTGGAGTTCGATCGGTGCGGCCATGTGGCATCTGGCGACACACGCCGACGACCGGCAGAGGCTGGCCGCCGAACCCGAATTGATCAGCACCGCGATAGAAGAGTTCCTGCGCGCCTATGCACCGGTGAACGTGGCCAGGATCATCGCAGCCGACACCGTCGTCGACGGCATGGAGATGAAGGCCGGCGAGTCGGTGATGATGTCGTACCCGATCGCGTGCCGCGACCCGCAGAAGTTCGACAACCCAGACCAGGTCATCATCGACCGAGAGGTCAACCGCCACATCGCGTTCGGGGTGGGGATACACCGCTGCCTCGGATCGAACCTGGCCCGCCTCGAGATGGAGGTGGCGTTGACCACCTGGATGCGGTTGATCCCCGAATTCGAGCTGGCGCCGGGCGCCACGGTGCGATGGTCTGAGGGCCAGATACGCGGGCCCAAGCAGATACCCATCGTCGTCAAACCACCAACCGCGTGA
- a CDS encoding enoyl-CoA hydratase/isomerase family protein produces MGISSQRHGPAEVITIDNPEAFNAITHADAATIAEIIHSASRDRSCRAVVLVGAGDRAFCAGIDVKSVAARDSTASHEHADRVDPIVEQFEGLHVVLGNAIRAIHRSPLPVIAAVNGHAIGAGFALAAAADLRVASSGAKFADGFIGRGISGCELGLSYFLPKIVGTTLAFELMSTGRRMEAPEALASGLVTRVVDPEQLVDVALELASQLASMSPTGVATTKEVMWANVHAASLDQALALESRNQVMVRNTADAAEARRAFLEKRTPEFGAPATPRPI; encoded by the coding sequence ATGGGCATCTCGTCGCAGCGGCACGGACCTGCCGAAGTAATCACCATCGACAACCCCGAAGCGTTCAACGCGATCACCCACGCCGACGCCGCGACGATCGCCGAGATCATCCACAGCGCATCGCGCGACCGCAGCTGCCGGGCGGTGGTGTTGGTGGGGGCCGGCGACCGGGCCTTTTGCGCCGGCATCGACGTCAAGTCGGTAGCTGCCCGCGACTCGACCGCGTCGCACGAGCATGCCGACCGTGTCGACCCCATCGTCGAGCAGTTCGAGGGGCTCCACGTGGTGCTGGGCAACGCCATCCGGGCGATACACCGTTCTCCGCTGCCCGTGATCGCTGCGGTGAACGGCCATGCGATCGGCGCCGGTTTCGCACTGGCTGCGGCCGCCGACCTTCGTGTCGCCAGCAGCGGCGCCAAGTTCGCAGACGGCTTCATCGGCCGGGGCATCTCGGGCTGCGAGCTGGGCCTGTCGTACTTCCTGCCCAAGATCGTCGGCACGACGCTGGCGTTCGAGTTGATGTCGACGGGCCGGCGTATGGAGGCGCCCGAGGCACTGGCCTCGGGGTTGGTGACCCGTGTGGTCGACCCCGAACAGCTCGTGGACGTGGCCCTCGAGTTGGCGTCGCAGCTGGCTTCCATGTCGCCCACCGGCGTTGCAACCACCAAGGAAGTGATGTGGGCCAACGTGCACGCGGCCAGCCTGGACCAGGCCTTGGCACTGGAGTCGCGCAATCAGGTGATGGTGCGCAATACCGCAGACGCGGCCGAGGCGAGGCGGGCCTTCCTGGAAAAGCGCACGCCCGAGTTCGGCGCACCTGCCACCCCCCGACCCATCTGA
- a CDS encoding arylsulfatase, translated as MKDTYRPGVTAAELTPEWTPKPAPPDDAPNVVVIVFDDTGFSHFGCFGSDIDTPNIDRLAAGGLRFTNFHTTALCSPTRACLLSGRNHHSVGMRFLSNVDTGFSNCRGVISKSAATFAEILNANGYATFALGKWHLANLEDCGPAGPMDHWPLRRGFDRFHGFLGGATDQFAPELVIDNHPVDPPSGDGYHLSEDLVDQAISMISAQQATAPNRKFCTYLAFGATHSPHQAPQAYLDKYKGRYDDGWDITRQRWFERQKQLGVVPADAELSPRNRGVEAWDDLDDDAKKLYCRMQEAFAAFLDHTDDQIGRLVDYLEGADLLDDTMIVVMSDNGASQEGGKHGSVNENAYFNRKKQSIGDLLDHYDEIGGPTLYNNYPWGWSQVGNTPLRYYKQNTYEGGIRDPLIVHWPRAISDAGGVRDQYLHVIDIMPTLLDVAGIDAPSVFNGIDQQPIEGRSFRSIWQSAEAAPTRTTQYYEMLGHRAIWHEGWKAVTLHRQGTPFEEDEWALYDTTTDFAEIHDLSEQQPEKLRELIDMWWAQAEQYGVLPLDDRGVELFVLNRPGATSSAAVQRFPRGVPHLERSKIPDVRNRSWEIGASVDFAEGDNGVLVAFGSRTGGLSLYVDGGHLAFTYNNLGNPIRLVADVAVAPGRQELGVAFAKTAEHHGVATLFVDDGSGRNELGSVEFDTMPFRQSLYGMDVGRDCGPTVTAAYAGPNNFSGALDWVEFRLQNDRDDLMKAAAIEAENALADQ; from the coding sequence ATGAAAGACACCTACCGGCCAGGCGTCACCGCCGCCGAGTTGACCCCCGAGTGGACACCCAAACCGGCGCCGCCCGATGATGCCCCCAACGTTGTGGTCATCGTTTTCGACGACACCGGCTTCTCGCACTTCGGCTGCTTCGGCTCGGACATCGACACACCCAACATCGACCGCCTGGCCGCCGGCGGGCTCAGGTTCACCAACTTCCACACCACCGCTTTGTGCTCGCCAACCAGGGCATGCCTGTTGAGCGGACGCAACCACCACTCGGTGGGTATGCGCTTCTTGTCCAACGTCGACACCGGCTTCTCCAATTGTCGAGGGGTCATTTCGAAGTCGGCCGCGACCTTCGCGGAGATTCTCAACGCCAACGGCTACGCCACATTCGCCCTGGGCAAGTGGCACCTCGCCAACCTCGAAGACTGCGGACCGGCCGGCCCCATGGACCACTGGCCGCTGCGCCGTGGCTTCGACCGCTTCCACGGGTTCCTGGGCGGGGCCACCGATCAGTTCGCTCCCGAGCTGGTCATCGACAACCATCCGGTCGACCCTCCGTCGGGCGACGGCTATCACCTGTCGGAGGATCTCGTCGATCAGGCGATCTCGATGATCTCGGCGCAGCAGGCCACCGCGCCCAACCGCAAGTTCTGCACCTACCTGGCCTTCGGAGCGACCCACTCTCCGCATCAGGCCCCACAGGCGTACCTCGACAAGTACAAGGGCCGTTATGACGACGGATGGGACATAACCAGGCAGCGCTGGTTCGAACGCCAGAAGCAGCTGGGGGTTGTACCCGCCGACGCCGAACTGTCGCCGCGCAACCGCGGAGTCGAGGCCTGGGACGACCTCGACGACGACGCCAAGAAGTTGTACTGCCGCATGCAGGAAGCATTCGCCGCCTTCCTCGACCACACCGACGACCAGATCGGCCGGCTGGTCGATTACCTGGAAGGCGCCGACCTGCTCGACGACACCATGATCGTGGTGATGTCCGACAACGGGGCCAGCCAGGAGGGTGGCAAGCACGGCAGCGTCAACGAGAACGCCTATTTCAATCGCAAGAAGCAGTCGATCGGTGACCTGCTCGATCACTACGACGAGATCGGCGGACCCACGCTGTACAACAACTACCCGTGGGGCTGGTCGCAGGTCGGCAACACCCCGCTGCGGTACTACAAGCAGAACACCTACGAGGGCGGCATCCGCGATCCGCTCATCGTCCACTGGCCGCGCGCTATCTCCGACGCCGGCGGTGTGCGAGACCAGTACCTGCACGTCATCGACATAATGCCGACCCTGCTCGATGTGGCGGGCATCGACGCGCCCTCGGTATTCAACGGAATCGACCAGCAGCCCATAGAGGGGCGATCGTTCCGCTCGATATGGCAGTCGGCCGAGGCCGCACCCACCCGCACCACCCAGTACTACGAGATGTTGGGTCACCGGGCAATCTGGCACGAGGGCTGGAAGGCGGTGACCCTTCACCGCCAAGGCACGCCGTTCGAGGAAGACGAATGGGCGCTGTACGACACGACGACCGACTTCGCCGAGATCCATGACCTGTCCGAGCAGCAACCGGAGAAGCTCCGAGAGCTCATAGACATGTGGTGGGCGCAGGCCGAGCAGTACGGCGTGTTGCCGCTGGACGACCGCGGTGTCGAGTTGTTCGTGTTGAACCGGCCGGGAGCCACCTCGTCTGCTGCCGTGCAGCGCTTTCCCCGGGGAGTACCTCACCTCGAACGCTCCAAGATTCCCGACGTACGCAACCGCTCGTGGGAGATAGGCGCTTCGGTCGATTTCGCCGAGGGCGACAACGGTGTACTGGTGGCGTTCGGTTCGCGCACCGGTGGCCTGAGCCTGTACGTCGACGGCGGGCATCTGGCGTTCACGTACAACAATCTGGGCAATCCGATAAGGCTGGTCGCTGACGTCGCCGTAGCACCGGGCCGCCAGGAGCTGGGGGTGGCGTTCGCGAAGACGGCCGAGCACCACGGCGTGGCCACGCTGTTCGTCGATGATGGCTCGGGACGCAACGAGCTGGGTTCGGTCGAATTCGACACCATGCCGTTCCGCCAGTCGCTGTACGGAATGGACGTCGGCCGCGATTGTGGCCCCACGGTCACTGCGGCCTACGCGGGACCCAACAACTTCTCAGGCGCCCTCGATTGGGTCGAGTTTCGGCTGCAGAATGACCGAGACGATCTGATGAAGGCCGCGGCCATAGAGGCCGAGAATGCGCTGGCCGACCAGTGA